A window from Euzebyales bacterium encodes these proteins:
- a CDS encoding 4-coumarate--CoA ligase family protein: MVLRSPVSDLDIPDVPLHAFILADAGRRADKPALIDGPSGRTVTYGELAQRVDAFAAGLAARGLEPGEVVGIFSPNLPEYAIAFHGIARAGGTVTTVNPTATVDELARQLSDAGARFLLTVPPFAATATAAGSEAGVEEVFAFGEAAGLTPATELFIDPSNAPDVQIDAAEHLVALPFSSGTTGLPKGVMLTHRNLVANVLQSEAFLETSEDDVVIGVLPFFHIYGMTVIMNLALHNGATVVTMPRFDLEQFLGLHQEHGVTQCYAVPPIVLALAKHPVVDQFDLSSLRFVMSGAAPLSAELSEAAGARLGCTVMQGYGLTETSPVTHVSPLERNKPGTVGVLLPNTEARIVDLDTEQDAEPGGRGELCVRGPQVMKGYLNNEAATDAMIDRDGWLYTGDVAIVDDEGYCTIVDRVKELIKYRGYQVPPAELEALLLEHPRISDVAVLGRPDEEAGEVPIAFVVADDLEPDAVLSYVADRVAPYKKLRGVEFVDQIPKSASGKILRRELAERLK; encoded by the coding sequence ATGGTACTGCGCAGCCCCGTGTCCGACCTCGACATCCCCGACGTCCCGCTGCACGCGTTCATCCTGGCCGACGCCGGGCGCCGTGCCGACAAGCCCGCCCTGATCGACGGGCCGTCGGGCCGGACCGTGACGTACGGCGAGCTGGCACAGCGTGTCGATGCCTTCGCGGCGGGCCTCGCTGCGAGGGGCCTGGAGCCGGGCGAGGTCGTGGGCATCTTCAGCCCGAACCTGCCCGAGTACGCGATCGCGTTCCACGGCATCGCCCGTGCCGGGGGCACGGTGACCACCGTCAACCCGACGGCCACGGTCGACGAGCTTGCGCGCCAGCTGTCCGACGCGGGTGCCCGATTCCTGCTGACCGTGCCGCCGTTCGCCGCGACCGCGACCGCCGCCGGGTCCGAGGCCGGCGTGGAGGAGGTCTTCGCGTTCGGCGAGGCAGCAGGACTCACACCGGCCACCGAGCTGTTCATCGACCCGTCGAACGCCCCGGACGTCCAGATCGATGCAGCCGAGCACCTCGTCGCGCTGCCGTTCTCCAGCGGCACCACCGGGTTGCCGAAGGGCGTCATGCTGACGCACCGCAACCTGGTCGCGAACGTCTTGCAGTCCGAGGCGTTCCTGGAGACGTCGGAGGACGACGTCGTCATTGGTGTGCTGCCCTTCTTCCACATCTACGGCATGACCGTCATCATGAACCTGGCGCTGCACAACGGTGCGACGGTGGTCACGATGCCACGCTTCGACCTCGAGCAGTTCCTCGGACTGCACCAGGAACACGGCGTCACGCAGTGCTACGCGGTGCCTCCGATCGTGCTGGCGCTCGCCAAGCACCCGGTGGTCGACCAGTTCGACCTGTCGTCGCTGCGGTTCGTGATGTCGGGCGCGGCGCCACTCTCCGCCGAGCTCAGCGAGGCGGCCGGCGCGCGCCTCGGCTGCACGGTCATGCAGGGCTACGGCCTGACCGAGACCAGTCCGGTGACCCACGTCAGCCCGCTGGAGCGGAACAAGCCGGGCACGGTTGGCGTCCTCCTGCCCAACACCGAGGCGCGGATCGTCGACCTGGACACCGAGCAGGACGCCGAGCCGGGTGGACGCGGCGAGCTGTGCGTGCGCGGTCCCCAGGTCATGAAGGGCTACCTGAACAACGAGGCGGCGACGGACGCCATGATCGACCGCGACGGCTGGCTGTACACCGGCGACGTCGCGATCGTCGACGACGAGGGCTACTGCACGATCGTCGACCGGGTCAAGGAGCTCATCAAGTACAGGGGCTACCAGGTGCCACCGGCCGAGCTGGAGGCCCTGCTGCTGGAGCACCCGAGGATCTCCGACGTCGCCGTGCTGGGGCGGCCGGACGAGGAGGCTGGCGAGGTCCCGATCGCGTTCGTGGTGGCTGACGACCTCGAGCCGGACGCCGTGCTCAGCTACGTCGCGGACCGTGTGGCGCCCTACAAGAAGCTGCGGGGCGTCGAGTTCGTCGACCAGATCCCGAAGTCGGCGTCGGGCAAGATCCTGCGGCGC